In a genomic window of Gemmatimonadales bacterium:
- a CDS encoding galactose oxidase early set domain-containing protein: MDHAAANSVMRVYHSVSLLLPDGTVLHGASGNALAGTSIVPDEHNHEIFSPPYLFKGARPTITSAPTAVHYGNTFSVATPNAAQVTDVRWIRIGSVTHAFDAGQRANTLTFTQTSTGLTVTAPANPNLAPPGHYLLFILNRNGVPSVGKIVQVLP; the protein is encoded by the coding sequence ATGGACCACGCCGCCGCGAACAGCGTCATGAGGGTCTACCACTCGGTCTCGCTGCTTCTGCCCGACGGCACGGTGCTCCACGGCGCCAGCGGCAACGCCCTGGCCGGAACCTCCATCGTTCCCGATGAGCACAACCACGAGATCTTCTCGCCGCCGTACCTGTTCAAGGGGGCGCGTCCGACAATCACGAGCGCCCCGACCGCCGTGCACTACGGGAACACCTTCTCCGTCGCCACGCCGAACGCGGCGCAGGTCACCGACGTTCGCTGGATCCGGATCGGCTCGGTCACCCATGCATTCGACGCGGGCCAGCGGGCAAATACGCTGACGTTCACCCAGACGTCCACCGGGCTGACCGTCACGGCGCCGGCGAACCCGAACCTGGCGCCGCCGGGGCACTACTTGTTGTTCATCCTCAATCGGAACGGGGTGCCATCGGTGGGGAAGATCGTGCAGGTGCTTCCATAG
- a CDS encoding malic enzyme-like NAD(P)-binding protein, protein MLKDNAYIFPGLGVVACRIRRVMAAMFLAAADTLSAATNSAELEQGPVYPAISLMRDASAQVAESVALSGYREGLALLPPPDNLGAHIQYPLYQLAYPAVPSRVTASQPASR, encoded by the coding sequence GTGCTTAAGGACAACGCCTACATCTTCCCGGGCCTCGGCGTGGTCGCCTGCCGGATCAGGCGGGTGATGGCCGCCATGTTCCTGGCCGCCGCGGATACGCTCTCTGCCGCCACCAACTCGGCCGAGTTGGAGCAGGGCCCGGTGTACCCGGCCATCTCCCTGATGCGTGACGCATCGGCACAGGTGGCTGAGAGCGTCGCCCTGTCAGGCTACCGCGAGGGCCTCGCGCTTCTGCCCCCGCCAGACAATCTGGGTGCACACATCCAATACCCGCTCTATCAGCTGGCCTACCCCGCAGTACCCTCGCGGGTCACGGCCTCCCAGCCGGCTTCACGTTGA
- a CDS encoding acetate/propionate family kinase — protein sequence MTERSVRVLTLNSGSSSLKAAVYDIGQVETRVLSMTAIRIGLLGSRVRFAGADGGVLLDGEQSLPNHARALQLLLGWLEQERPSLRLDVVGHRVVHGGGRHWDPELVTPDLLASLEVFVPVDPDHMPHALDGIRAVGSAYPGVRQVACFDTGFHRELLPVARRYAVPDDLGGKGIMRYGFHGLSYEYVMQALQQLEGDAAHGRVVVAHLGNGASMAAISDGRSLDTTMGFSPTGGLMMGTRCGDLDPSVPLYLIRQLGMSPDAVGALINHQSGLLGVSGRSEDMGDLLAQEASDHRAAAAVALFCYQAKKALGACAATLGGVDVLVFTGGIGEHAPPVRERIAAGLEFLGIELDLERNWRNEPVISTGESRVLVRVIQTNEELMVARHASRLAAGG from the coding sequence TTGACCGAGCGAAGCGTCCGGGTCCTCACGCTCAACAGCGGGTCGTCGAGTCTCAAAGCGGCGGTGTACGATATAGGCCAGGTCGAGACTCGGGTGCTCTCGATGACGGCGATCCGCATCGGACTCCTCGGGAGCCGGGTCCGGTTCGCCGGCGCCGACGGCGGCGTACTGCTGGATGGGGAGCAGAGTCTGCCCAATCACGCCCGCGCCTTGCAGCTGCTCCTGGGATGGCTGGAGCAGGAGCGCCCGTCGCTTCGCCTCGACGTCGTCGGCCACCGGGTGGTGCACGGCGGCGGGCGCCACTGGGACCCCGAGCTGGTCACGCCGGATCTCCTCGCGTCGTTAGAGGTGTTCGTCCCGGTCGATCCCGACCACATGCCTCACGCCCTCGACGGCATTCGGGCCGTCGGGAGTGCGTATCCCGGCGTCCGGCAGGTCGCCTGCTTCGACACCGGCTTCCACCGCGAGCTGCTGCCGGTGGCTCGGCGCTACGCCGTGCCTGACGACCTCGGCGGCAAGGGGATCATGCGATACGGGTTTCACGGCCTCTCGTATGAGTACGTCATGCAGGCGCTGCAGCAGCTCGAGGGCGACGCCGCTCACGGCCGGGTGGTCGTCGCCCACCTCGGCAACGGAGCTAGCATGGCCGCCATCAGTGACGGCCGAAGCCTCGACACCACGATGGGCTTCTCGCCCACGGGGGGCCTGATGATGGGGACGCGCTGCGGCGATCTCGATCCCAGTGTGCCGTTGTATCTGATCCGCCAACTGGGGATGAGCCCGGACGCGGTAGGGGCGTTGATTAACCATCAGTCCGGCCTGCTCGGCGTCTCGGGCCGCAGCGAGGACATGGGCGATCTGCTGGCGCAGGAAGCGAGCGACCATCGCGCAGCCGCGGCGGTCGCCCTATTCTGCTATCAGGCGAAGAAGGCGCTGGGCGCCTGCGCCGCCACGCTCGGGGGAGTGGATGTCCTGGTGTTCACCGGGGGAATCGGAGAGCACGCGCCGCCGGTGCGGGAGCGAATCGCGGCCGGCCTGGAGTTCCTGGGCATCGAGCTCGACCTCGAACGCAACTGGCGCAACGAGCCGGTGATCTCGACTGGCGAGAGCCGGGTGCTCGTGCGGGTCATCCAGACCAACGAGGAATTGATGGTCGCGCGGCACGCGAGCCGCCTCGCGGCCGGAGGATAG
- a CDS encoding phosphoketolase family protein encodes MTTLVFDPGLSTSVERDAAHPGRRAPAAEGPLSRELLDRMQRYWNAANYLTVGQIYLAENPLLREPLRPEHVKPRLLGHWGTSTGQSFICVHLNRLITERDANVIYISGPGHGGPALNAAAYLEGSFTEVYPEITRDTAGMRLLFRRFSTPGGIGSHCGPHLPSSIHEGGELGYALVHAYGAAFDNPDLLVVCVIGDGEAETGPLAGSWQSNRFLNPVRDGAVLPILHLNGYKIAGPTVDGRTRDAELAQLFQGHGYTPHFVEGDDPASMHQLFAATLDQCYDEIRRIQQDARAHGLQGRPSWPVIVLRTPKGWTGPKEVDGIPIEGTFRAHQVPLEAVRENPAHLKLLEAWLRSYRPEELFDADGGLLPELASLAPTGGRRMGANPHVNGGRLLAPLDLPDVTGYALDVPGPGQMMAEAPRKLGEFFRDVIRRNPATFRLFCPDETNSNRLNAVFEVTDRCSVGETVPIDDHVGPDGRVMEILSEHCCEGWLEGYVLTGRHGVFTSYEAFAQIVDSMLTQHAKWLAQSRELPWRAPIASLNVFLSSHAWRSDHNGFTHQAPGFVDNALARRSEVIRIYFPPDSNCLLAVFHHRLRSRKRVNVVTCGKQPALQWLSMEQALDHCARGASVWDFASNEGDGEPDVVLACVGDVPTLETCAASWLLQKHVPGIRVRVVNVVDLGVLMSPDRYPHGMDDAAFEALFTQAAPVIFAYHGFPSVVHSMVHGRANEGRFHVRGFIDQGAVTTPFDMVVLNRMSRFHLALDALKYVPRLRSITDEVVDLFEQKLSEHQGYIREHLEDLPEIANWRWTSDFSVGDG; translated from the coding sequence ATGACGACACTGGTATTCGATCCGGGGCTTTCGACCTCGGTGGAGCGGGACGCCGCGCATCCCGGCAGGCGCGCGCCCGCGGCCGAGGGCCCCCTGTCACGCGAGCTGCTGGACCGCATGCAGCGCTACTGGAACGCGGCGAACTACCTCACCGTGGGGCAGATCTACCTCGCCGAGAACCCGCTCCTGCGCGAGCCGCTCCGGCCCGAGCACGTTAAGCCCCGCCTCCTGGGACACTGGGGCACGTCGACCGGCCAGAGCTTCATCTGTGTGCATCTGAACCGGCTGATCACGGAGCGGGACGCGAACGTGATCTATATCTCCGGACCTGGCCACGGGGGTCCGGCCCTCAATGCGGCCGCCTATCTCGAGGGCAGCTTCACCGAGGTGTACCCCGAGATCACCCGCGACACGGCCGGCATGCGGCTCCTGTTCCGGCGGTTCTCCACGCCCGGCGGCATCGGCAGCCACTGCGGCCCGCACCTGCCAAGCTCGATCCACGAAGGCGGAGAGCTCGGCTACGCCCTGGTCCACGCCTACGGCGCGGCATTCGACAATCCGGACCTGCTGGTCGTGTGTGTGATCGGCGACGGCGAGGCGGAGACCGGACCGCTGGCCGGCAGCTGGCAGAGCAACCGGTTCCTCAATCCGGTACGCGACGGTGCTGTGCTCCCGATCCTGCACCTCAACGGGTACAAGATCGCGGGCCCCACCGTGGATGGCCGCACCCGCGATGCCGAGCTGGCCCAGCTCTTTCAGGGCCACGGCTACACGCCCCACTTCGTGGAGGGGGACGACCCCGCCAGCATGCATCAGCTCTTCGCGGCAACGCTCGACCAGTGCTACGACGAGATCCGGCGCATCCAGCAGGACGCACGGGCCCACGGCCTCCAGGGGCGTCCGAGCTGGCCGGTGATCGTGCTCCGCACGCCGAAGGGGTGGACCGGGCCGAAGGAGGTGGACGGAATCCCGATCGAGGGAACGTTCCGCGCTCATCAGGTGCCGCTGGAGGCCGTGCGCGAGAATCCCGCGCATCTCAAGCTGCTGGAGGCGTGGCTCCGGAGTTACCGCCCGGAGGAGCTGTTCGACGCGGACGGCGGGCTCCTCCCCGAGCTCGCCAGTCTGGCGCCGACCGGCGGCCGCCGCATGGGGGCCAACCCCCACGTGAACGGCGGCCGGCTGCTCGCCCCGCTGGACCTGCCCGACGTCACCGGGTATGCGCTCGACGTCCCCGGTCCTGGCCAGATGATGGCCGAGGCGCCGCGCAAGCTGGGCGAGTTCTTCCGCGACGTGATCCGGAGGAACCCGGCCACGTTCCGGCTCTTCTGCCCTGACGAGACCAACTCGAATCGGCTCAACGCGGTGTTCGAGGTGACCGACCGCTGCAGCGTCGGCGAGACGGTACCGATCGACGATCACGTGGGCCCCGATGGCCGGGTGATGGAGATTCTCAGCGAGCATTGCTGCGAGGGCTGGCTGGAGGGCTACGTGCTGACCGGCCGGCACGGGGTCTTCACGTCCTACGAGGCCTTCGCCCAGATCGTAGACTCGATGTTGACGCAGCACGCGAAGTGGCTGGCGCAGTCACGCGAACTCCCCTGGCGGGCGCCGATCGCGTCACTCAACGTATTTCTCAGCAGCCACGCCTGGCGGAGCGACCACAACGGCTTCACCCATCAGGCGCCGGGATTCGTGGACAACGCGCTGGCCCGCCGGAGCGAGGTGATCCGGATCTACTTCCCGCCCGACTCGAACTGCCTGCTCGCGGTGTTCCATCACCGGCTGCGTAGCCGGAAGCGGGTCAACGTAGTGACCTGCGGAAAGCAGCCCGCGCTCCAATGGCTGAGCATGGAACAAGCGCTGGACCACTGTGCCCGCGGCGCCTCGGTCTGGGACTTCGCGAGCAACGAGGGCGACGGGGAGCCGGATGTGGTGCTCGCGTGTGTCGGCGACGTGCCTACTCTGGAAACCTGTGCCGCCTCGTGGCTCCTGCAGAAACACGTGCCGGGCATCCGTGTCCGCGTGGTCAACGTGGTGGACCTCGGCGTGCTGATGAGTCCGGACCGCTACCCGCATGGCATGGACGACGCGGCGTTCGAGGCGCTCTTCACCCAGGCGGCGCCGGTGATCTTTGCCTATCACGGCTTTCCCTCGGTGGTCCACAGCATGGTGCACGGCCGGGCCAACGAGGGGCGGTTCCATGTGCGCGGCTTCATCGATCAGGGCGCCGTGACGACGCCGTTCGACATGGTGGTGCTGAACCGGATGAGCCGCTTTCACCTGGCGCTGGACGCGCTCAAATACGTACCGCGGCTTCGCTCGATCACGGATGAGGTGGTGGATCTGTTCGAGCAGAAGCTGAGCGAGCATCAGGGCTACATCCGGGAGCACCTGGAGGACCTGCCCGAGATCGCCAATTGGCGCTGGACCAGCGATTTCAGCGTCGGCGATGGCTAA
- a CDS encoding lipocalin family protein translates to MARPGLLLASLILVASACGDGTAPTSLDGVYTLVAENDQPLPSDPSAPNGCCITLSGSVTFSATGYDLRTSYRNKNTSLEFDNSEQGTYTRQGNTLTFTRTGGDGEGIPYLLAPGTVSADERTVTLLYGDEGPGSNQISGTFHR, encoded by the coding sequence ATGGCACGACCAGGACTGCTCCTCGCAAGCCTGATCCTTGTCGCCTCCGCCTGCGGGGACGGCACCGCCCCCACCAGTCTGGACGGGGTATACACGCTGGTGGCCGAGAACGACCAGCCACTGCCGTCCGATCCAAGCGCACCGAATGGCTGCTGCATCACACTGAGCGGCTCTGTCACCTTTAGCGCCACCGGCTACGACCTCCGCACGTCATATCGCAACAAGAACACCAGCCTCGAGTTCGACAACTCCGAGCAGGGGACGTACACCCGTCAGGGCAACACGCTGACCTTCACCCGTACCGGCGGCGATGGCGAAGGCATACCCTATCTCCTTGCGCCGGGCACCGTGTCGGCTGACGAGCGGACGGTCACGCTGCTCTATGGCGATGAAGGACCGGGCTCGAATCAGATCAGCGGCACATTTCACCGCTGA